A single Clavibacter nebraskensis NCPPB 2581 DNA region contains:
- a CDS encoding ROK family glucokinase, giving the protein MHAIGIDIGGTKIAGAVVDELGAIAAEERTPTEASSPDAIVESVVAMVGRLRAEHPDVAAVGVAAAGFIDAAQSSVYYAPNINWRNEPVREKLRGRIDVPIVIENDANAAGWAEFRYGAGRLVSDMVTLTIGTGVGGAIVADDRLFRGGFGAGAELGHMRVVPDGLPCGCGARGCIEQYGSGRALLRTADELADLGGTHGEGLAARRREVGTLTGHDVSDLIQAGDPGALLALRRLGGWLGEAAASIGAILDPQMFVIGGGVAQAGDLLLDPIREAYLAHLPARGYHPEAEFRIAELVNDAGVVGAADLARRHAAALRHGA; this is encoded by the coding sequence GTGCATGCAATAGGGATCGACATCGGCGGGACGAAGATCGCGGGGGCCGTGGTCGACGAGCTCGGCGCCATCGCGGCCGAGGAGCGCACGCCCACGGAGGCGAGCAGCCCGGACGCCATCGTCGAGTCCGTCGTCGCGATGGTCGGCCGGCTCCGCGCCGAGCACCCCGACGTCGCCGCCGTGGGCGTCGCGGCGGCGGGCTTCATCGACGCCGCGCAGTCCTCCGTCTACTATGCCCCGAACATCAACTGGCGCAACGAGCCGGTGCGCGAGAAGCTGCGTGGCCGGATCGACGTGCCCATCGTCATCGAGAACGACGCGAACGCCGCGGGCTGGGCCGAGTTCCGCTACGGCGCGGGCCGCCTGGTCAGCGACATGGTCACGCTCACGATCGGCACGGGCGTGGGCGGCGCGATCGTCGCCGACGACCGCCTGTTCCGCGGCGGCTTCGGCGCGGGCGCCGAGCTCGGCCACATGCGCGTCGTGCCCGACGGCCTGCCGTGCGGGTGCGGCGCCCGGGGCTGCATCGAGCAGTACGGATCCGGCCGCGCGCTCCTGCGCACCGCGGACGAGCTCGCCGACCTCGGCGGCACGCACGGCGAGGGCCTCGCGGCGCGGCGGCGCGAGGTGGGCACGCTCACCGGCCACGACGTCAGCGACCTCATCCAGGCCGGCGACCCCGGCGCGCTCCTCGCCCTCCGTCGCCTCGGCGGCTGGCTCGGCGAGGCGGCCGCCAGCATCGGCGCGATCCTCGACCCGCAGATGTTCGTCATCGGCGGCGGCGTCGCGCAGGCGGGCGACCTCCTCCTCGACCCGATCCGCGAGGCCTACCTCGCGCACCTCCCGGCCCGCGGATACCACCCGGAGGCGGAGTTCCGCATCGCCGAGCTCGTCAACGACGCCGGCGTCGTGGGCGCGGCCGACCTCGCGCGACGCCACGCGGCGGCTCTCCGCCACGGCGCCTGA